A genomic window from Pyricularia oryzae 70-15 chromosome 7, whole genome shotgun sequence includes:
- a CDS encoding WD domain-containing protein encodes MMIVLQHNASGNQLMKDANTRDKLAGEKGVLCFEMEAAGLVNQLPCMVIRGICDYSDSHKNKEWQGFAAMVAAAYAKELVGLIAPSQVDAERPIREVLAQVAQNVERAVPKIEKINRDIAFTKLPTANGATFDDHANEHDPACHPDTRVDLLDDIYRWIENPNGKHIFWLRGMAGTGKSTISRTVARKVSETKMPIASFFFKKGEGDRGKAARFFTTIVDQLVRHHQLPDLASHVHSAVESNPNIADKTMKEQFEKLFLEPLNKCNGANFQPLLVVVDALDECDREEDVTTLIRLFPKAEEAKSYHLRFFVTSRPELPIRLGFKDIGDKYKDLALHEVPESDITKDISTFLRFELDRISQDFNKTVPRPGLTPDWPPLASLKDLVNMAVPLFIFASTACRFIADSEFGNPWEQLNKILKYEGKGQRSRLHATYLPILNQLLLQRTNLGLVERTKSEQAEIVEWFRDIVGTIVILADPLPSASLACVLDRTELDVTSKLRRLHSVLNISDDPLAPVKLLHLSFRDFLVDNENHDGNLFWVDAQKTHKQLAKRCLKLLSTSDNLKKDVCNLRKPGISRSEISEQIISTALPRDVQYACRYWVYHWKESKVRIRDDDIVHGFLAEHLLHWLEVLGIIGRIRESAAGRWIGLTAYGT; translated from the exons TGGACTGGTAAATCAACTGCCGTGCATGGTAATCCGAGGCATCTGCGACTATTCAGATTCACACAAAAACAAGGAATGGCAAGGTTTTGCGGCTATGGTGGCGGCCGCGTATGCAAAAGAACTAGTGGGCTTAATCGCCCCGAGCCAGGTTGATGCGGAAAGGCCAATCAGGGAGGTTTTAGCGCAAG TTGCACAGAACGTCGAGCGAGCGGTACCCAAGATCGAGAAAATCAACCGCGATATTGCCTTCACGAAATTGCCAACCGCAAATGGCGCTACGTTCGATGACCACGCGAACGAACACGACCCCGCCTGCCACCCCGACACCCGCGTGGACCTTCTCGACGACATTTACAGATGGATCGAAAACCCCAACGGGAAACACATCTTCTGGTTGCGCGGCATGGCCGGAACTGGCAAATCGACCATCTCTCGGACGGTAGCCAGAAAGGTATCCGAAACCAAAATGCCCATAGCCAGCTTCTTCTTCAAAAAGGGCGAAGGCGACCGCGGTAAAGCCGCCAGGTTTTTTACCACCATAGTCGACCAGCTTGTCCGTCACCATCAGCTGCCGGACTTGGCATCCCATGTCCACAGCGCAGTCGAAAGCAATCCAAACATCGCCGACAAAACTATGAAAGAGCAGTTCGAAAAGCTCTTCTTAGAGCCGTTGAACAAATGCAACGGCGCCAATTTCCAGCCGCTCCTTGTGGTGGTGGATGCCCTTGACGAATGCGATCGAGAAGAAGATGTAACTACTCTTATTCGTCTTTTTCCCAAAGCTGAGGAAGCGAAATCTTACCATCTCCGGTTTTTCGTTACCAGCAGACCCGAGCTGCCTATCCGCCTTGGCTTTAAAGATATTGGCGACAAATATAAAGACTTGGCTCTCCACGAGGTTCCTGAGTCTGATATAACAAAGGACATTTCTACATTTCTACGCTTTGAGTTAGATCGCATTTCGCAAGATTTTAACAAAACTGTGCCGAGACCAGGGTTGACGCCCGATTGGCCCCCACTCGCGAGTCTTAAGGATCTTGTCAATATGGCTGTACCGTTGTTCATTTTTGCATCGACGGCTTGCCGTTTCATTGCCGATAGCGAATTTGGCAATCCTTGGGAGCAGCTAAATAAAATCCTTAAATATGAAGGAAAAGGCCAGCGGTCTCGGCTTCACGCGACATATCTCCCGATCCTGAACCAGCTTCTTCTACAACGTACGAATTTAGGGTTGGTAGAACGCACGAAGAGCGAACAAGCCGAAATAGTTGAATGGTTCCGCGATATTGTCGGAACCATCGTAATTCTTGCCGACCCTCTCCCCTCCGCATCATTGGCATGCGTTCTAGATCGAACAGAGCTCGACGTTACCTCGAAGCTGCGCAGGCTGCACTCTGTTCTCAATATTTCGGATGATCCACTCGCCCCCGTGAAATTACTCCACCTGTCTTTTCGCGATTTCCTCGTCGACAACGAAAATCACGATGGGAACCTCTTTTGGGTCGATGCTCAAAAAACCCACAAACAACTGGCGAAGCGTTGCCTCAAACTATTATCAACTAGCGACAACCTCAAAAAAGACGTCTGCAATCTACGTAAACCTGGGATATCCCGGTCCGAGATTAGTGAGCAAATTATCAGTACTGCCCTGCCACGGGACGTCCAATATGCCTGTCGCTATTGGGTATACCATTGGAAGGAGAGCAAAGTACGGATACGAGACGACGATATTGTCCACGGGTTTCTGGCGGAGCATTTGCTTCACTGGCTTGAAGTATTGGGCATTATAGGGCGGATCCGGGAGAGCGCAGCAGGGCGTTGGATAGGTTTGACTGCGTACGGTACCTAG